The DNA sequence GTACTGAAATGGGAACCtgatgaataataataataaaaaaaaattgaatgtgTTAATTTCAGGGAAGAAGCTGAATCCGGTGACTGCGAGACAAGAGACTCATACAGCGATTCGTACAGCGAGGAGAGCGAGAGTGATAAGCTATGGAGGTGGGATGGAACCTCATCAGAAGAGGGAGGATTTGAACATGATAATAGCCTCTCGAATTTGAATGATAGGTTGGGTCACCTCTATGTTCAATATTTTGAAAGATCAGCACCATATGGAAGAGTTCCTCTCATGGATAAGGTGAATTTAGTTGTGTTTATTCTTCTTTAGTCATTTCTCTCACTTTTTGCATCTTTCTGTTTCTTAGTTCAGTCTTTTAGAGcatatttcatttttcttcataTATAATGATAAGATCAGATCAGAAGCTATTGAACTTTTCAGCTCCTTCTTGGTGGagtcacttgtgattttggaaTCCTCTATCCTTGTGACAGATAATAGTTTTTTAAGAATGAACCCAGTGATGCTGACAGATAAAAACACTAAGGATCTTAATAttggtgaaaataaaaaataagaattttttatctaaaacaTAATTCCTTTCATGATAGAGCATCAATTAAAGATAAACTGTTTATCTTTTGACTTTTCAATCTGAATCTAGAAAGCACGTTTTCCTCTTCTTTTGTCCATATATAGGGTCTATTCTTCATTATCTTTTTCTTCAGTGGAAAACGGAACAACACAAATTCCTATTCCTTTAATTTTCATTTGCCGTATATACTACACTACTAGATATACTTTAGGAGCATATGTTCTCCTTCCAAAGGTCTTGCTGTTTGGTTTGATTCTGCTTCATGTATTTGCTTTCATTGTTCTTTGGATTATAGTGATTGTTAAAGAAGAGCGGTGGAGAAAAAATCTCAACTAAAAAATTCCACTACCTTAACCGTTAATACAAATGTACAATCAAGTGAGAAGATTCTTTTGTTGACCAagtcttttcttattttgctcACTTTTCAGATTACTGGGTTAGCAGAAAGATACCCAGGGTTGATGTCACTAAGAAGTGTGGATCTTTCACCAGCAAGTTGGATGGCAGTTGCATGGTAATTAATTTTAGAGatgaattattttaatttacaaaaagGATTTTACAACATATTTTTTGTGTACTTACCACTTTGTGAGATCAATGATGAATCTCTCTATGGTTTTTCAGGTACCCTATATATCATATCCCCATGGGGAGGACAATTAAAGATCTTTCTACATGCTTCCTCACTTACCACACACTTTCTTCATCATTTCAAGGTACTCCTATGATTATTCACAATTATTCTGCCTTCTTTTTCCACAAATTTTGCTAGTCACAGCTCTAAAATGGATTGTAAGTGTCACGTTTAACAAAACAAGGGGTTTATTGCGTTTAAGATATTCTAAACTTTATAGAAAATCAGGATATATTTTTAacagtttaattttgatgcattaTTCACCAAAATTAGTCATTAGTGTagaataattattgaaatataaatatatagtaaaaataaattaaactatacatatatttttaaaaaaatatacggtggctgattttggtgtgcatataatatttttattaattttattatgtttGATTTTAATAAACTAATGTATAAAAATAGTGTATCAAGATTAGAGAAAAACACTTTAATATAATTGAACTCTGTCCCATGGCCCACGCTGTCCCCCTTTGGTTTTGCCACTAGATGCATTTACAATATTCGTCCAAATACATTCATTCTTTTAGATGATCATTTATGCTGTCAAGTAAAATGTAATTACGGGTAAATTTTGCATAGGAGAATTATGCATTGAAttggaaattttttttttgtcatgatGTTGTATGCACAGATATGGACCTTGATGATGATCCAGAGGGAGCCCACTCAAAGAGAAAGCAAGGGGAAGGCATAACACTGCCACCGTTTGGTTTAGCCACGTACAAGATGCAAGGAAACTTGTGGGTCTCAGGGCATTATGGTAGGGACCAAGAAAAACTGGTTTCACTATTCAGCGTGGCTGATTCATGGTTGAAGCAACTTAGGGTCCAGCATCATGACTTCAATTACTTCACTGGCATTAGGCATTAGCCTTTCATGCCTTGAACAAAAAATGCATGGGGGGATTAGTTGACCTTGTTTTGGACCATTAATTGCGCctttaatttccttttaatttGTAGTTTGTTATAACTTATAACCCCCCTTGGAGAgcctttgtctttgtttttTAAAGGGTTAGACCTTTTGTGAGAGATTTGCATAGAAAAAGTAACTAATGAAGTTTGACTTTGTAGCATGTTGTGCTAAGAGGTTTCTTTGTATTGTACATAAGAGAGTTTGTTGAGGAGGGTCATGTAGAGAGTGAGACTTGTGTAGATTGTGTAATCAAGTTGATGTTGACCCTGATGGTTAATGCAAGTAATGTAGTGGATTATTGTGGAGAATTTAATGTGCAAGTGTTACCTTTCTATTGGATATTTTTGCTTTCAATTTTGCAACACATTTGTACTCCTTTAGCATAAGGACTAAGGAGCATTTCATTTTCATATATAGTTTGGTATGCATtaattttgattgaaaaataatgCATTCAAGGAGATTCATTGAAAATAAAGAGTGAGATCcgtcaaattttattttttaatataaaaattaacttGGTTAGGTAATATATTATGAGAAATAATAATGGAAAGTAGAATGAGTTAATGTTTCATAGAtatttaaatagtaaataatttggataaaaaaattttattaaaaaatattaaatattagatAATGAGTTTATTACATCTGGCCCAATAGCTGAATGACAGCACATAGCACATGGATTGGCTTAAGCCTTGACAAAAAAATAAGTGGTTGTGAAATACAAATGAAGATACTTATCATATCACGGAAAATGTGGTGGGTCgaaatattttaattgatttgataGACTTATGAACAAATACACATGCGGTGTTATGTAGCCGCATAATTGTGTTTCTAGcgtttctctctctttttttttttttaaatgactaTAGAAGCCAACCTAtgtttaaagtttaaaatttaaaatattattagagtaacaaatcttaattttttatcagcgccattattattattattattattattattattattattattattattattattattattattatgttacacattttttattaataagatTTGTTCAAATTTTCAAGAGAGCATCCCATAATTCAAATTTTCGATATTGAAGATAAAATTTATTAGGACCGAATACGTTGTTATTAAACTAAGTTTATTGGATGTACTTCGCTACTTATTTAGGAAAAGCATGGTAATTCTTTTGAGTATGTCGAAAATAAGcataataattttatgtttattaaatgtattttattgttataaattattaaattttattaaatataaattaaaaattaatataaaaaagaatattaatacATCATAATAAATATAGAACCTATTAAACATCACTAGTACATAAAgaaataaatactttttaatatacaatactttaaataaaaaatataatttttttaaataataaatataaaacataattTATAATAGAAATCCTTTTTATTTGTTAAGATCAACAATTATCAtgcaataaaaatttttataatattaaaaaattatattaaaataaaatttttaattgtaatataaaaatataaaataattaaattttattttatattacttgataaataatttagagtgttatattaaaattttattaaataattactttgttaaaaatatttattatataatataaatttttattaaaatatttattaacgtaattagttaataaattttcattcctctttctttttgtcagaaatatttcaataaaattttatattatataataatatttttattaactaattacgttaataaagatattttaaaataatttcctGCAACATTCTCATTTCTGTTTTCTTTTGTCGGAAGCTACactcttaaaatatttattgatgtaatttattattaaatacatataataatatttattaacgtaattacatttttatataataatatttactattaaatatatataataatatttacacTTTGTCGGAGGCTACACTTTTAAATAAATtacatttttataaatattttaataaaaatttatattatataataatatttttaataaaataattatttaataaaattttaatataacaatttaaattatttatcaaataatataaaataaaatttaattattttatatttttttgttatagttaaaattattattttaatataattttttagtattataaaatttttattgcaTGATAATTGTTgatcttaataaataaaaaaattatactttttgtatttatatattttatatttattattttaaaataaaaaaattatattttttatttaaagtattatatattaaaaaatatttatttatttatgtattaataATATCTAGTTTGTTCTATACTATTGTggtcaatatttttttataataattttaatttacatttAATGATATCTAATAATTTATACTAATAAGACATACTCAATAAGTACAAAATTATCGTGGTTATTTTAGATATATCCAATTCTTTTTTCGTAGCCTATAACGATTTATATTCATGCTACTTAataaagtttttatgaaaaagagtTATTCTCCACATTCAAGTTCAGCTAAATAATTTTAAGTCATCCGTTTTTCTCGCTTTCTTCATCCCTTacgctgcttcttcttcttcttcttctcacgcTCGTTTACGCACAGAGCGTTTTCTTCGCCTTCCTCCTCCTTctcattcttctccttcttttttgcgttttttttttcatgtgtTTTCTCCTTAAcgtcattcttttgttgttgttgttgttgctgtatattttttgtctttttctccttctttacctggtgaagaagcagtagaaggtgaggagaaagagttttgaattgtgtAGAACAAAAATGAATCGAAATGGCCAACTCTATTGAACCAAACACCATTCATTTGCTGAATAAAAcgtgataaacattcaatcatcaagaaaaaCTTTTCTACATGCAAAAGAACTCAACTGAACACATAACAATAAGGTGAATCAAAATGACCAACTAACACCACTGAACCGAACACCAATCATGTGTTGAATAAAATGTGATAAATATTCAACCagtaagaaaaatatttctgtATGCACAACGACTCAACTAAACACAttaacaatcaagtgaatcaaAATGAGTAACTCTACTTAATCGAGTAAAATGTTGGTGTTATTGGTGATGACTATAacgaaagaagaagaagaagaataagcaGAAGAAGAATTTACGTGTGcaaatttgaaagaagaagaaggaggaagaggaagagaaagatgagaaagagaaaacagaaaaggaaaagaCGAAGACGAAAAAGTTGCTCTATGAAACGCGCGTGTGATCACACTCTTTTAATGAGAgtgatttttattaatattggACCTACTTAAataaacttaaataaaaaatacttataaTAACACTCttatgaaaaattattattaaaagaatGTTGATTACTGTTTacctaataaaaaaatcatatcaaCATAAATATAGATCcgaattaatataaattttattttcaaaattatgaaGCTAACTGTATAATTTAATTGTGACAAGTCATCAGCAATAAATAAAGCATTGTGACATATAACTGTTCTATATCTCTtggtatgtatatatattatatagtgACGTTAAAGCGGTCCTAAACCCCCCATTTTAATTCGAGCTAATTACAGCTTACTTGTTTTAATTTCCACTTATATGTCAACACTAGAAGTGGCCaattttcaaattgttttttCATAAATGGGATAATTGCATTTGACTGATGCTACAACTGCGATTAACATCTCTTAAGatatatttacaaaaaaaattatacaagtATATTTGACACCAATCATTTTTACAAAATTAGAATCAATTTCTAACTGTTTTAAGCATATATAGAAATACTTACAAATTAATAGCactcatattatatataatataattaacggaaattaaattctttttttgtGAAATACGTAGCAAATTGCCACAAAGTCTATGTTAAGATGAGAAAGCAATAAATTTTATAAGAATTTTATCAAGATATGATAAAATAGAAACCCACATCACCTTTGTAGTCACTAACACATGGGTTATGAATTTATTATCATGAAAGTCAATGCTTCAAGATAACATAGCTGTTTGGCACTTGACTTTCATGTACTTAGCTTTATAGCTATCATTAAAGTTCGTGCATTCTGGTCATGTAGGGGAAAAAACATCTCAATCAATTCCATAATTAACCAAACTTGGATTTCAGCTTTTCAACAACATATATATGTCACACCTAAAATCACGAATTCCTTAAAACATGCATATAATATTCtcagaatttaattttttatttactcaATAAATTATATCAATAGTATCATTATTTGATCTAGTTAAAATATTGTTTGAATCTATTAAAAGAGTGGTAACTATGAtcaaaattattagaaaattatttgaatttattattttttatcattaattaattattaatatttaaatatataaaataaattatattattagattattaaactaaaaaaattgagttgatcGCTGACTAATTGCCAAAATAATAGACTCTGATGGTgaggaaacaaaaaaaaaaaaaaaaaaccaaccAAAATTACCACCGGAATGAGGCATCAGGCAAAAGAATGGAGGAATCAAAGATTCGGGTTTAAAGCAAAACCAAGAATTAAACAATGTTGAGCCGGCACGTTACTTAATATATACGctgtaataaaaattaaaaaccatCTCTTCCTCATATTGACTCTTTCATTTTGCTATACTTTTAGATTCCCATTCCCACAAGACAAATCCGAATCTGTGATTCATCTAACttattgttcttttgtattattCTTGAACGATAATCATttcatttgattttttaaaaatttttttagagtATATACTTAAATAGGTTTCtcaaaaaatttatattgaatatttttattctaaaaaaaattattacgtTGAGGTCattaaattttacaaaaataagatatacaagttattttatcatatttttaaaatttatttattcaagtaaaaataaaaagtctGGTTAAAGTAGGAACATATATGtcttatatttataaaatttaaagacctcaatataataaaaaatgactTCCCTAGGGAGACACAGGAGAATTTAAACAACATGAACAATGAATTGCAGATTTAGTCCAAtacatgtaaaaaataaaaaacactcCACAAAttacctaaataaaaaaatccacttagttatttaaaaaaaaataaccatCCCAAACTCTGCtttatcaaaatatttcactCTAATGCCCTTTTCTTTTCCAAGTGGTTGCCACCCTCACCTTCATCTTTAATCATCTTACTTTACTGTCGCTACTTGGCTTGCCACACGCTGCACAGGTGTCACTTACCCCTAAAAAAAATAACCATCCatttaaggataaaaataattatctgcatatctaatgaattgaacatccaatatattttaattatatataactaaacaCAATCCAATCAAAAGAATCATTCAcacaagaattaaaataactattcgCATACCTACTAAAATGACCATCTTAAATTGATCATTGAAGTAGAAGAAGGAGATGAATGAACAGAAGAAGCAACCATGTTAATCGGATCTGTCGCGGATAGTGACGCTGGGACGGTGAACGCAGTGAATTGCGGGAGAGGCTGCACGGGCCGGCGGTCGGTAGGCAGCGCGAAAGAGACTGTCCGGGACTGGTGCGGTGCGATCAGACGTTCTTTGCGGAGAAGCTGGGCAGCGTCAGTTGAAGGCTAGGTGGCAACAGGTGCCAGGTAGACAGCGCGAAAGAGGCCTGTCTGGAACTGGTGCGACGCGATCAAATGTTAACGGAAAGGTTGGACAGCAGTGCACCGAAGAGTGAGAAAGTGAAGCGACAGTTGAGTTACTCTGCAGACCGGAGTTCGcaaataaaaaagagataaGCATAATATTAAATGTAACTACACCGTTTGTGATTtggtttaatttaaatttttattttttaaattttaaattttaaaattattaataattaattaatcatctaatttatgattttaattttattttttttatttttttatttatattgtttATTATTTTCAGATCATtatctttctatatttttttaataaaaaaataggaaTGAAAACAtccaataaaaaatttcttATATATTACATTAAGACTTCTTCTCTCTATGGATCGACTTTCTATGTTACTCCATCTTACAATTTCCCCATGCATGTCCCCTtgaaaaataatcaattcaaaataCTTGGATGAAtcctgacaaaaaaaaaaaaaaacttgaattAATAACGGATTGTATTTGAAAAAGTCTaggtaattaatattttttttgttaactttataataaaaaaaatttaaaatttaataaaaaaaactaatgttatcaaaaagaaaaattaaaatttaacaaaaaatgtctaaaattattttaaaataaaatatttaaaatctaaaaaaacgtttaaaatttaacaaaaaaacaTTCAAAATATTGCAAAAAGACTATTTACAAACATAACAATTagataatgataaaaaaaaaaacagagaaacaaaaaagagaaagaaaaagaaaaagaggagaagaaagaaaacCGTTGATAATGACGACGTTTTGAAGAATCGCAGTCTACTAAAATAACATTTTTCCAGCATAATGTAGCAGATAATGCAATAACTAGTAACCATTGGCactcaatatttatttttttttatcaattttatcttttatacatattattatattatttatgaaattcttattattttttttatatttgttttttttttattatttattatttatatttttattaattttttgtttaatattatacacttttataattgtgatattttttgtattatatttattattatttttttaaaatatgatttaTTGATCCCATTAAGTggaataaattaaacaaaaaagttaactataaataataataataaaaaaatttataacatactaaaataaaatactaagagtattaaaaatatactatataaaaatattaaaaaatatcaaaaaaattaaacatacataaaaaaataacattataatttaatgttttgttttttttagtaataatatatttaaaaataattttaattactattatctaaataatatttatttatcaaaatcaattttaatatagagttactaaatataaattatattaatacaaatttatttta is a window from the Arachis stenosperma cultivar V10309 chromosome 3, arast.V10309.gnm1.PFL2, whole genome shotgun sequence genome containing:
- the LOC130969457 gene encoding uncharacterized protein LOC130969457 — protein: MQSEKSNLDFFLRCTTPVVQSQLLPNTEIRKLNRLWHPWEREAVEYFTLADLWNSFDEWSAYGAGVPITLPNGETLVQYYVPYLSAIQIFTSNTFREEAESGDCETRDSYSDSYSEESESDKLWRWDGTSSEEGGFEHDNSLSNLNDRLGHLYVQYFERSAPYGRVPLMDKITGLAERYPGLMSLRSVDLSPASWMAVAWYPIYHIPMGRTIKDLSTCFLTYHTLSSSFQDMDLDDDPEGAHSKRKQGEGITLPPFGLATYKMQGNLWVSGHYGRDQEKLVSLFSVADSWLKQLRVQHHDFNYFTGIRH